A DNA window from Castanea sativa cultivar Marrone di Chiusa Pesio chromosome 7, ASM4071231v1 contains the following coding sequences:
- the LOC142644520 gene encoding uncharacterized protein LOC142644520 — protein sequence MIHLNFSTTNNEAEYEALVARLDIAKAAGATGVVIHCNSLVVTNQVNGDYECKGERIKKYLEQVKKMVDDLHAKIGQIPRGENEQADCLAKAASAEHMITPGKVLSFVQFSPLIDVINVQEIGTRSNWTTLLVSYLKDDTLSNDKEAARKLRVQVARFFLIKDVLYKRGFSRPYLRYLSTEEADYVMREVYEGICGNYSGSWLLVHKLIRAGYYWPTMQKDA from the coding sequence atgattCATCTCAACTTCTCGACGACTAACAATGAAGCGGAGTACGAAGCTCTAGTGGCAAGATTAGATATTGCCAAAGCAGCAGGGGCAACGGGTGTGGTTATTCATTGCAACTCCTTGGTCGTCACAAACCAAGTGAACGGTGATTACGAATGTAAGGGTGAGAGGATAAAGAAGTACCTAGAGCAAGTAAAGAAAATGGTGGATGACTTGCACGCCAAGATTGGTCAAATCCCAAGAGGAGAGAACGAGCAAGCTGACTGTCTTGCCAAGGCTGCGTCAGCGGAACACATGATCACCCCAGGCAAGGTACTTTCATTTGTTCAGTTTTCACCATTAATAGATGTTATCAATGTGCAGGAGATAGGTACAAGAAGTAACTGGACCACATTGTTAGTCTCTTATTTGAAAGACGACACATTATCAAATGATAAGGAAGCTGCAAGAAAGTTGAGGGTCCAAGTAGCACGATTCTTTTTGATAAAGGACGTCTTGTACAAGAGAGGCTTCTCCCGCCCGTACCTAAGGTACTTAAGCACTGAAGAAGCAGACTATGTAATGAGAGAAGTCTATGAAGGGATCTGCGGGAACTACTCAGGGTCGTGGTTGTTGGTACACAAACTAATTCGAGCTGGATACTACTGGCCTACTATGCAAAAGGATGCCTAG